TTAGCTCCTCtccagcagatggaaaaggacctctctctttcttctccttttccCTCTTCATTACATTTAGTCCACATCAGCATAGGTGAGCGCGAACAAGAAGAGTAGAGATTGTattatacactgaacaaaaatataaacgcaacacttttgtttttgctcccattccccatgggatggacgtagagacctaaaattcattccagatacacaatataaccatccctcccaaacagtggtcacaaatcagtccaaatgtgtggtagtgggcacatctgctatattgagataatccatcccacctcacaggtgtgccatatcaggatgctgatctgacatcatgagtagtgcacaggtgtacctcagactgcccacaacaaaaggccaccctggaatgtgcagttttgtctcacagcaaaatggtTTTTTTCTGATGCACAATGTTTTGGTGTATAGTCTGAATAACACATCTGCCTATCTGACAGCCAACCATGAGCACACATTTCTGTATTGGATCGAATTCACTAAAGGCCAttctggaaaataaataaataaataaataaaatgaagggGTTGTCTTATATAGTTTAATTTCATCAAAAATATATGTCTCATGTAGCTTTTGCATGTACAGTGTGGCTCACACACAACCCTCAGCCAAACAGTCATCAAAAGAACTTCTTAGGCTTTATACCATTTAGTCAAGCAAAATTAGCATATCATATATTCAGCAAGAAGGCTATCATACAGCCACCTCACAGCAACCTGTTTTAACAAGCTTGATTTGGGAGCCACTGGTAGAATGAGAtattaaatataacaaaacacGTCCTGATCTAAAGGTAAAGtaataaatctttattttttttcttccttgcaTTACATATATTGACCTCCAAATGAATACACAGACCTTTCTTTGCAGTCTTTAAAGTTGCATGATAACAAGTCTCCCACTTCAGCTGAACTTGTCTGTGTTtaactctaaaccaaggcacaatgtacatttcaattcctttaattttaaatatgtttatattgtctatcctgtaaaatagtcagatatctattcatattaatgtacagaattcacctgcttgctgctactactgcacattcacccagtgtgtgtgtatatatatatatatatatatatatatatatatatatatatatatatatatatacatatatatatatatatatatatacatatatatatatatatatatatacatatatatacatatatatacatatatatacatatatatatatataatgttcttcctctacacccccccccccccccccccccccccccccaaaatttttgcacatgtcgaggagcgtgtcaggctacatttcactgtgtgttatacttgtataactatgcatgtgacaaataaagaaccttgaaccttgaacttgAGCTTTCATTTTGTAGCCTTCTGTCAGTTATGCTTGTTAGCTTAAAGGTGCTGTGAAGGTGAGCTTTGGGGTGCACATCACTGTGCATACCACATTTTGACAGGCCAAAATTGATTAAGAACCTATAGTGATATGTGGGCAGGATTGAAATTTTGCAAATGGCTGGATTTGGACACAGCTGCACCGGGTTCATGCAGCTGCTTCTTTTCACCAGCAGGTGGAGAACATGTTTCAGTGTTCCTATTTGACATGTTTCTTAGTTCTTTTGGATGATCTACTTGAACTACTGTATAAAGTTTATTAAGTAATCATGATATCAAGTCATATCATTTATAACACTGCAGAAAACTCTGAAATGTGCGTCAAAGAAAATGTGGATGGACATACTACTAGAGTAATTTTTGATGTGCAAATACTTTAACCCTAGTCTCAAGCAATGAAGTTGTTCGATAAGGAGTCTTCGAGTTGTCAAACATTTGTCGCCCTCTACAGTTTTCGAGTATGACCTGAGAAATGAGAAATCCTTAAAGACGCTATGAACTAATATAGCTGGAAAGAGTGGGATTCTTCTGTATTCATGGTTATTGACTTGCCAGATTGCCAAGTACAAAGTCAATCTGTACGGCCGTATAATGACGATAAACGTCATTCTCTTTTCATTCTAGATCAGCAAGATCCCTAATAGCTAATCTTCTAAAAGCCTAAGTGTTGTGTTGGTGGTGACGTTTCGTGATCGATTGTCCCCTCTGCATCCTTTTAATGGTACGGTCCGTTGCCTAGGTGCTGGTAGAAGCCAATTTACACTGCCAAGCCTGTCCACAGCCGTCCGTATTTACTCTAAAAGGTTCGTAGAACTTTAACTTTGCATTATGTGCTCAGCTTTACCGCCTCGGAGAAGTTAGGGTTAAGTAGGAGTCTTAAGATATCACAGAGTCTATCTTTTGCTGCCAAGCGGCCAGTGGTAAAAGCTATGGCTACCGTTAGCGAGCTAGCGTTAGCTCAATGTGAAGTATGCCTTGGTAAGTTTGGAAAGAACTTTGCTAACTAGCATCGTGGGAAGTCACATCTGTCTGTTTTCGTTGTGTAATATCTTACTAAAACAGCTTGTCTTGGTTAACACATCTGTGATTCTTACATATCTCTGACTGGAGATCTTgccaaaagaaatataaaaatcccCGTTTGCTCCTCGTCGTCAGACATTTTGGAAAGAAAGGTTAGCCgggaaaaaaagatgttttttttaacaaaattaaaTGATCCTTGTCTATTATTGGGAAGACACTTgcattgtttttattgcagGGAATTTTCATAGATCTCCCTGCTCCATGAAATCTTCCTAAATGTTGGAGAGGAAGCTTAGGGCTAGATGTGTTATCCTTACCATTTAAGGAAACAGCAGATAAAATAGCTCACCAGTTTGGAGTTTTGCATAGCCTCGGGTGATGcaatgtgtgtcagctgttaaAATGCATGTGCCTGTAGTAGGTAGATAATCTCTAAGCTTATGACTGCCTGTCCTACCTGGCAGCACTGTTCTAAAGAATCGCGTCTTTCACAGAGCGGACATGAGATACTGGATGGATTACTCCAGCAATGTGAGTGCTGAAGTTTGAGGATCTGCTGATCTCTGGCGCATCGTTGGAGCCTGAGTTAGCAGAAATGTTGTGTGGGATCAGTACTTCGACTGATGGAGATAAAATTCATCCCTTACAGACGCTGCTGTGCCAAACTTAATTTGTAACGATGGATAATAAAGAGGTAACACAGCATTGGCTACTTTTGAGATACACTAGACCTATCTGCTATGCTCCTATGTGCTGGCCAATGTAACTTTTCTTCAACTATGAAAACACTGTACCTAAACTGGTTTTGGTGGCGAATAAATCTTGCACGCACAATCACCAAATTTCTGATCTTTTAACCATTTAGTCCGCGATAGCATAGACCAGGTGGTGCAATGTTTGACTACAACAAGTACATGAGACCTGATACCCAACCTGTGACAATATGCAAGATGTTGTTGGAGCCGTGACAGCTCCCAGAGTAGTATGCAGTTTGCATGACCGCTGGCTCCAGTTACCAGCCCTACAACGTACAGTGTTGAATTCTGCAACATGTGTTCAATGTCACATCATTGAACCGTGTGCCACTGCAAAAAGATATACCATTGTTCATTATGCTTAGTCTTGTAGTTAGCTAGCAGGAAAACTGTATAGAAAAATACTCAAAATGTAAAACCTTTTCACTCTTACTTAAATAACACTGGAGTTGAATAAACATTAGCAAACAAAGAATTATAATACCCAAAGCTGCATATGCAACGGCAAGATGACTGGAAGGAGTGTACATGTATAAATTCTTAAAAGCTGCAGGTAAacattgcattaaaaaatatgataactggaccttctctggaccttcAGGTGTTGACGGAGCTGGACAAGATTTCTAGGCGGCTCCAGGAGGATGGCTTATCGCCAGGGGCCAGTGGAGAAGAGAAGCAGTGCCACCTTTGGCAGCAGCTTCTCAACAGTGAGGCGAAGCTTCATGCAGCTACCCAAGAGGTGCAGACCCTACGTGTGCAGCAAGCCAATGAGATGAAGGAGGTGAGACTCtcctttgttgttttatttgacCAACTTTCATCATGGAGTGAGCCAATGATGTGTAATGAAACGCCCAAAAAAACAGTCTAAAAAGAACGTGTCACTTTTCACATGAAGTACAATCATGAACATGTGCGGGACACATCAGTGTCACAGCTAAATTACACTGCAATTCTTTTTGTCTATCAGCTGGAGAGCTATGTTGCACATATTCGTGGGCTGTTAGAAGAGCGAGAGGGCCTGGCTGCAGAATATGAAAGACACAATGAACAGCTGCAGCATGAACTTCACCAGATTCAACACCAGCTGGGTGAATTTTTCACAACTGTAGTACAATGTGTTGGGCATTTTTTCCTTTGGGCTATACCCTAGCTTTGCTTACCAGTGGAAATGTACTTTGTAATTACTATGTTGCTGTAGAGCATCATTTGTTCGTATGTGGGGGGTTTTTATAATTGTACATGACAAACTGCTGACCAGAAGAAAACCCTCCTTTCTTCTAGAGAGTCAGAGCAAGGAGTTGGCAGAGATGCTGGCTCAGGAGGACCTGGTGGAGATGGGCTTGACCAGCCCCAGTGAGATAGTGGCCTATTTACTGGTGGAGAGGGCCACACTGCTGGAAAGGTTGGAGGCTACTGAGAGGAGACTGGAAAGTCAGAGTCTCAGTGTTAACTTGAAGGAAGTTGACCACCAGGTAAAGAGCTGACCTACGTAAATCAAAGGCTTTATTTGGATGTCAGTTATCTCGTGGGACCAACGtaattttgaaatgttttgagAGCTAATAGAGTAAAATAGTATGCCCAAAGGCTTCATGCTTGTAGTGAAAAGCAATGGTTAAAGCTAACACGTGCAAAGACTGTATGTGTATGTAAAATGCTAAGTAAGGCCTTGTCTCTTTGTGACATTTGGACAGGAGTTTATTTGCCATATGAGGGGGGATGACCTGAGACAGCAAAAGGAGGATCTCCAGAAGACCTTCAATAACGCAGTGAAGGTGAAGTGGCGTTCATTTTGCCCTGGCTGAGATCCATGTCCGAATAGTGTTTGTTGTGAGTGTGTATACAGTGGTTTTTCCTCTCAGCAGTGCTCATCCCAGAGTCCGTGGAAGAAGCTGTTTGGCCTTCGCAGGTCTGGTCAGAGCAAGCACAGTATTAACCCTGTAGGTCTCCACTTTATAGCTTATGCTAAGTAATTTAACAGTGGTATCATGATAAAGAGCCAAACTTCACCGGCTTGTTTCAGAGGGCCACTgctttttgaaatgttttccaCATTAATAATATACCTTGTTATCTGCATGACTGCTGTGCTGCAGAGCATTTCACTAATACATctataaatgcattttttaaggGTGTCCCTGGTTCTTAATGGTTACAAAACATTTGACTGTCTGCGTGGACCTTTGCTGCATGTCATACCCTCCTCTCACCTCAACAATTTCCTGTCTACTGTGGCTGtcacaaaaaaaaactgatttaaaGAACATAATTTATCATAGGGCAGTGATGGCATAACACAGGTAACAGCATGTGCACTTTTGGTCTTCctggtctctctgtgcaggtgaATGCTGGGATATAAATATATACTTAATTTCCCCTGCTTTGTTCCAGGCCTGCAGAGATGATTACTCGCAGTCTGAAAATGCATGTCTCTAACAATTGCATGTTGGGTCCATGCATCTCCAGTCTACCATTCCTAccatttttctttcctccccTTTCTCCTACTCCAGTTGTTAATCCCTTATTTCCTGTACATCAGGCCCACAGTGAGGAGATTTCCCAAGAGCGAAATGAGCGTCAGCGACTGGAACGGGACTTAGAAGAAGCATCCCGGAGGCTGGCGATGGCTCATCAGGATATCCGCAGACTCACTAATGAACTGGATGCtgccaaaaacaacaacccagaCCCAAGCGGTATGTTGCAGTTACAGTATGGTCCTAAATTTCTGCCCTGCACACACATCCTATTAACCTTTCCAGTGTTTAAAGTCAGCATAACAGTAGCTTTGATGTCTTCCCCTAATGAAATGTCAGTTACCTGTTATTTATACCCATAGATTTTGGTAACATACCTCATCTTTGACTTTACTGAAtgttaatatgaatagacacaAATTGGCACCAAGCATATTTGTGGTCCACAGAattaaaaatgtgcttttaatCTCAGGATCTGAGCTTCAGGGAACCGTCCAAGAAGTAGAGAACCTGAGGAAGGAAGTGGAAAATCTTAAACACTCTGGTGAGACAGATTGATGGAAacttttcagatgttttttttttttttttttttaactatttttaaatttagGTGGACAAAAAAATCACTATGTAGATATTTTGTATCTCAGTATAAACTGTgcttgtttagttttgcttgtATTTAATCTGTATTCATAGGAAAAATAAGGATAATGTAAAAACTTTACTCATCTAgtaaattgtttattttttattcttttagatttaatacattttaagaCTTTAGTCACTGTTAGAGAGAAGCTACTTGTAATTCTACAACactggagtaaaaaaaaaatcattatataAATGTTACAAATATTTCCCCTTTGCCTGATATTCAGTTCAGTGACTGCAACATAATTCGTACACCACTATGCTTGACAGTTgctatgaggtgtttgtgctggtcTGCTGTGTTGCTTTTCACCAAACGGGGTGCCATGCATTATGGCCAGGCATCTTTACTTTAGTCTCATCTGGGCAGTTTTTTCAGAAGTTTTGCGCtgtttgcaaacctaagccgtgcccttttcttttttagatagAAGAGACTTTCTCTTGGCAGTCCTTCTAAATCACCATATCATGTTCAGCCATTTTTTAACtgtgctgtcatgaactttaacatttaaaatgctaaatgaggcctgtagagtctgagttGTAGCTCTTGGGTTCTTTTGAATTTCTCAGAACATTGCATGGTCAGACCTCGGGGTGAATGACTGGCATTGTTTTAACACATACCTGCTCCAGAGCAGAAAAAACAGCTACTCTTGCTGCTTCCTTGTCTCAAGAGGTTTCCACAATCTGTGCctctgcatatttgatttggcagatttttataCCGCTCCTCATGCAACCCTCAGGGGATTTGTATCCTCTCCTTAGATCAAACTGGGCATCTATGACTTGTTAGACAAATATGTAAACCACTATTACTATGACTATactgcaaactgccaaaaccttctgcttttataggggTGATCACATTTGCTGATCACCGGCATTTTAATCTCACATTAATACATTTTTCACTCCACAGATGTGATGAAGTTGCAGCAGGCTAAAGAGCAAAATGACAAACTAGATGCTGAGAACAGAGCTCTGAGGGACAGAGTGCGTATTTTGGAGTCAGAGAAGAAAAATCTCCTTGACCAGGTTAGTATTTACAGAACATACCTATTAATTTATTAtaacaaaatgaataaaataagttATGATAGAAGCTTGGCACTGACtggtgttgtattttttttttcacttggcAAAGAATGATGCAGCCAAAGAAGATAGAAAAGATAAAAGTGTTTGCAGTGACCAACAAAACAATCTGTCTGCTTTATCAGCTCAAGAAAAAGACCACATTCACAAACGGTAAAAACTTGAATTCCTGGATAATTACATTATGATGGGTATTCACAATCTGCTCTCTCTGGCTGTTTAATTGTAATTTATTGACGGTTAGGTGTCAAGAGGCTGTGGAAGATGGGCTTGTGCAGGTGAAAGACCTGCAGCGACAACTGCAGAGGCTACGCAAGGAACATGaagagctggaggagaggaACGAGGAGCTGGAGGCCTTGCTGGGGGAAGCCCAGAATGCTAGCAAAGAGGAGAGGCATCGACATGAGGGAGAACTCGAGGGCCTGCGAAGAAGGGTACTTATCAGAACTGGTTCAAATATCAAatatcaaactcattttacattgtgggccACAAACAGCCTGtaaaaacaaatgtgtaaaattacagaaaaagttctGGTAGCCCATTGTCCAGACTGTCATGTaattataaaacacattttttgttaattcacagaattttttttaaccatggacctgttgtaaaaaaacaaacaaacaaaccaacaaaaaaaaacatatgcttctataattgtgtgtgtgtgtgtgtgtgtgtgtgtgtgtgtgtgtgtgtgtgtgtgtgtgtgtgttcctgtctagctGTCTTTGTGAGGACTGAAATCTGCATTCTACCGTACTTGTGagaaccaacagtcacttgtgaggacacacaaCCCGGTCCTCACAAATTTGAAGGCATTTaaaggcatttttgaggctcaaaatgtggttttagtgtcagggttacaattaggttatggttaggtttagggtaaggggctagggcaggggtgggcaattccaggcctcgagggccggtgtcctgcaggttttagatctcaccttgggtcaacacacctgaatcacatgattagttcattaccaggcctctggagaacttctggacatgttgaggagctaatttagatcagctgtgttggttcaaggacacatctaaaacctgcagggacaccggccctcgaggcctgaagttgcccacccctgggctagggaaagcattatgtcaatgaaggtcctcactaagatagctgaaaggggttgtgtgtgtgtgtgtgtgtgtgtgtgtctatttgtctgtctgtctttgccACACCAGTTCTGGCTCCagaccttatgtttgacacccctgcaccAGAAACTCTAAAGAAAGCTGTTTTCACAGTCATTAATTACTAATGGCAGTTTACTATAGTTTAGTTACAGATTTACCTAATGACTAATAGTCTTACATTTCTATGCAGATCACAAACCTGGAGGCAGAGATAAAGAAGCAGAAAACCCAAGAGAAAATGTTGCAGAATGGAGAAGAGGTCAAAACCACCGAATCCTACTTAAAGTTGGTAAGAAATGCCCTTTAATCATTACACAACAATGTGCGGTAAGAATGCAGTAGCCGTGGAGGTCACAAATTTAAATGAGTAACTAAGGTAAAGCTCACTACAAAGTACAAAGGGGGTGCGAGTTATGATGTGACATGaataacttttttgtttgtttttatgcagtatgtctgtttctgtgttctTGTCCCACCATATATGAAGCACCTAAGGAACAGTGGTCAAGAGAGCCTGGCTATGCTTGAGGCTCGTCTGACTGAGGAGAAAGACTGGAGGAAACAGCTGGAGTTGGACCTCAGTGCTGCACAGGCTGCCctgaagaaagagaaagaggtaAAAACTAAAA
This region of Maylandia zebra isolate NMK-2024a linkage group LG20, Mzebra_GT3a, whole genome shotgun sequence genomic DNA includes:
- the ccdc30 gene encoding uncharacterized protein ccdc30 isoform X5; amino-acid sequence: MDNKEVLTELDKISRRLQEDGLSPGASGEEKQCHLWQQLLNSEAKLHAATQEVQTLRVQQANEMKELESYVAHIRGLLEEREGLAAEYERHNEQLQHELHQIQHQLESQSKELAEMLAQEDLVEMGLTSPSEIVAYLLVERATLLERLEATERRLESQSLSVNLKEVDHQEFICHMRGDDLRQQKEDLQKTFNNAVKQCSSQSPWKKLFGLRRSGQSKHSINPAHSEEISQERNERQRLERDLEEASRRLAMAHQDIRRLTNELDAAKNNNPDPSGSELQGTVQEVENLRKEVENLKHSDVMKLQQAKEQNDKLDAENRALRDRVRILESEKKNLLDQNDAAKEDRKDKSVCSDQQNNLSALSAQEKDHIHKRCQEAVEDGLVQVKDLQRQLQRLRKEHEELEERNEELEALLGEAQNASKEERHRHEGELEGLRRRITNLEAEIKKQKTQEKMLQNGEEVKTTESYLKLHLRNSGQESLAMLEARLTEEKDWRKQLELDLSAAQAALKKEKEALQISERERNKLRLENNSLHIECQQGKTLIKSLTQVKVEKTLLEEKVSQMERAYSRLQGELQCYKDSKQTQEEMKENMLHVSQLQEQADRLTAELSSLQTAHNSLRDEMASERMQTAELQARLSSSVQEKLAAEGKQERLELEIQRLVKQLQWHQDQLSTTKEVLGSSQKPELHIAHFEPRVSPVENRREECVAQELSDLQNKLEKERQQGLEHKMALEAQVNEAQAHIKSQDSVLKQKTEEAKQMKQDLQRAQSLFTSAEKELRYEKEKNLDLKRHNTLLDQEKLKLSAEVKQVQTKLVQMEQKVTGQAAECEHQQQKIRQLELELARSSANRNATTSLQGDLQAERARLIAADKKVLELQQQLKSVQHQLRVEEARAGETNRLERESRDLSDALLALRAQQQEEHITRKLLEQREEELQQQVRSLRHKEASLTRTNAELSHRVQQLDTRLSVLEAELSNAREEAPC